In Minwuia thermotolerans, the following are encoded in one genomic region:
- a CDS encoding glutamate-5-semialdehyde dehydrogenase yields MSVVEADFAGDADLGGRIAEMGRAARAAAQALAVAPAEAKNRALTAAAAAIRDRAGSILAANQVDIEGAEAAGLSAPLIDRARLDRARLEAVAKGLEDIAALADPVGSVMAEWERPNGLKIQRVRTPLGVVGVIYESRPNVTADAGGLCLKAGNAVILRGGREAFHTNTALHAALVEGLKAAGLPEASIQLVATTDRAAVGYMLGAAEYIDVIVPRGGKSLVERVQQEARMPVFAHLEGRCHVYVHAAANPEMARDIAVNAKMRRTSICGSAETLLIDRAIAGKTGRDIVAALIEAGCEVRGDKGVAALDDRVVPARPEDWDTEYLAPIISAALVDGVEQAIDHIRAHGSEHTDAIVTDDAETAARFLNEVNSAIVMHNASTQFADGGEFGMGAEIGIATGKMHARGPVGVEQLCSFKYVVRGTGQTRP; encoded by the coding sequence ATGAGTGTAGTGGAAGCCGATTTCGCCGGCGATGCAGACCTCGGCGGACGTATCGCGGAGATGGGCCGGGCAGCCCGGGCTGCCGCCCAGGCGCTGGCTGTCGCCCCGGCAGAAGCGAAGAACCGCGCCCTGACTGCCGCCGCCGCCGCGATCCGGGACCGCGCGGGCTCGATCCTTGCCGCCAACCAGGTCGATATCGAGGGCGCCGAGGCCGCCGGCCTTTCGGCGCCGCTGATCGACCGCGCCAGACTGGACCGCGCCCGGCTGGAAGCCGTGGCGAAGGGCCTGGAGGACATTGCCGCGCTCGCCGATCCGGTGGGCTCGGTGATGGCCGAGTGGGAGCGGCCGAACGGGCTGAAGATCCAGCGCGTGCGCACGCCGCTCGGCGTCGTCGGCGTGATCTACGAGAGCCGCCCCAACGTGACCGCCGACGCCGGGGGTCTCTGCCTCAAGGCGGGCAACGCGGTGATCCTGCGCGGCGGCCGCGAGGCGTTCCATACCAACACCGCCCTGCATGCCGCCCTGGTCGAGGGCCTGAAGGCCGCCGGCCTGCCCGAGGCGTCGATCCAGCTCGTCGCCACCACGGACCGCGCCGCTGTCGGCTACATGCTGGGCGCGGCGGAGTATATCGACGTGATCGTCCCGCGGGGCGGCAAGTCGCTGGTCGAACGGGTCCAGCAGGAGGCCCGCATGCCGGTCTTCGCCCATCTGGAGGGGCGCTGCCACGTCTATGTCCACGCCGCGGCGAATCCGGAAATGGCGCGCGACATCGCGGTCAACGCGAAGATGCGGCGCACCTCGATCTGCGGCTCGGCGGAGACTTTGCTGATCGACCGCGCCATCGCCGGGAAGACCGGCCGCGACATCGTCGCCGCGCTGATCGAGGCGGGCTGCGAAGTGCGCGGCGACAAGGGCGTCGCCGCCCTGGACGACCGCGTCGTCCCGGCCCGGCCCGAGGACTGGGACACCGAGTATCTCGCCCCGATCATCAGCGCGGCGCTGGTCGACGGCGTGGAGCAGGCGATCGATCACATCCGCGCCCACGGCTCCGAGCACACCGACGCCATCGTCACCGACGACGCCGAAACGGCGGCGCGGTTCCTCAACGAGGTGAATTCGGCCATCGTCATGCACAACGCCTCAACCCAGTTCGCCGATGGCGGCGAGTTCGGCATGGGCGCGGAGATCGGCATCGCCACGGGGAAGATGCACGCCCGCGGCCCCGTCGGCGTGGAGCAGCTCTGCAGCTTCAAGTACGTCGTGCGCGGCACGGGCCAGACCCGCCCCTGA
- a CDS encoding c-type cytochrome — translation MDILRNGLAVAAIAGALFAACGAQAEETLLERGTYLMRSIVACGNCHTPKGPEGELPGMELAGWAEIESNPAFTASAPNITPDPETGIGGWTDRQIIDAIREGRRPDGSIIGPPMPIALYRGLSDRDVQAIVAYMRQVEPVNNEVPDSVYNMPLPPAYGPPVGAVPEPDRDDRLAYGAYLAGPAGHCIECHSPMGPKGPDWENRLGAGGLEFHLPFGTVVSTNITPAGIGDYSDAEVERMIREGVRPDGSKMLPPMPYGYYANISEPDMDAIIAFLRSLPEK, via the coding sequence ATGGACATTCTGAGAAACGGGCTCGCCGTCGCGGCGATCGCGGGCGCACTCTTCGCGGCGTGCGGCGCGCAGGCCGAGGAGACCTTGCTGGAACGCGGAACCTATCTGATGCGCTCGATCGTGGCCTGCGGCAACTGCCACACGCCGAAGGGACCCGAGGGCGAACTGCCGGGCATGGAGCTGGCCGGCTGGGCGGAGATCGAGAGCAACCCGGCCTTCACCGCAAGCGCCCCGAACATCACGCCGGACCCGGAAACCGGTATCGGAGGATGGACCGACCGACAGATCATCGACGCCATCCGCGAAGGCCGGCGTCCCGACGGCTCGATCATCGGACCACCCATGCCGATCGCGCTCTATCGCGGCCTCTCGGACCGCGACGTGCAGGCGATCGTCGCCTACATGCGCCAGGTCGAACCGGTGAACAACGAAGTGCCGGATTCGGTCTACAACATGCCGCTGCCACCGGCCTACGGACCGCCGGTCGGCGCGGTGCCCGAACCCGACCGCGATGACCGGCTGGCCTATGGCGCCTATCTCGCCGGTCCCGCGGGGCACTGCATCGAATGCCATTCGCCGATGGGGCCGAAGGGTCCGGACTGGGAGAACCGGCTCGGCGCCGGGGGGCTGGAGTTCCACCTTCCCTTCGGCACGGTGGTCTCGACCAACATCACGCCGGCCGGAATCGGAGATTACTCGGATGCAGAGGTCGAACGGATGATCCGCGAGGGCGTGCGCCCCGACGGCTCGAAGATGCTGCCGCCCATGCCCTATGGCTATTACGCGAACATCTCCGAGCCTGACATGGACGCGATCATCGCCTTTCTGCGCAGCCTGCCGGAGAAATAG
- the obgE gene encoding GTPase ObgE encodes MKFLDEARVYLKSGRGGHGCLSFRREKYIEFGGPNGGDGGKGGDVIAEAVEGLNTLIDFRYRQHIRADNGRPGEGANRTGANGADAVFQVPIGTQILDEEGEEVIADLTYAGDRVVLLKGGNGGFGNAHYKSSTNRAPRRADNGWPGEEMRVTLRLKLIADVGLVGLPNAGKSTFLSAVSRASPRIADYPFTTLHPSLGIVEQDGKRFVVADIPGLIEGAHEGVGLGTRFLGHIERCRALFHLVDGTAEDPAGNYRTVRAELEAYGAGLEEKVEIVGLNKADAMSEEEIAERRAALIEASGREVVVLSGVSGRGVPEALRILRRAVEAERPKPGQEAEPWRP; translated from the coding sequence ATGAAGTTTCTCGACGAGGCCCGCGTCTATCTGAAGAGCGGCCGCGGCGGACATGGCTGCCTGTCGTTCCGGCGCGAGAAGTACATCGAGTTCGGCGGCCCCAACGGCGGCGACGGCGGCAAGGGCGGCGACGTCATCGCCGAAGCCGTCGAAGGGCTCAACACCCTGATCGATTTCCGCTACCGCCAGCACATCCGCGCCGACAACGGCCGTCCCGGCGAGGGCGCGAACCGCACCGGGGCCAATGGCGCCGACGCGGTTTTCCAGGTTCCCATCGGCACCCAGATCCTGGACGAGGAAGGCGAGGAGGTCATCGCCGACCTGACCTATGCCGGCGACCGCGTGGTGCTGCTGAAGGGCGGCAATGGCGGTTTCGGCAACGCCCACTACAAGTCGTCGACGAACCGCGCGCCGCGCCGCGCCGACAATGGCTGGCCGGGCGAGGAAATGCGGGTGACGCTCAGGCTGAAGCTGATCGCCGATGTCGGGCTCGTGGGCCTGCCCAACGCCGGCAAGTCGACCTTTCTGTCCGCCGTCAGCCGCGCCAGCCCCAGGATCGCCGACTACCCCTTCACCACGCTGCATCCCAGCCTCGGCATCGTCGAACAGGACGGCAAGCGCTTCGTCGTGGCCGATATCCCGGGCCTGATCGAGGGCGCGCACGAGGGCGTCGGCCTGGGCACACGGTTTCTTGGGCATATCGAGCGCTGCCGGGCGCTGTTTCATCTGGTGGACGGCACCGCGGAGGATCCGGCCGGAAACTACCGCACCGTCCGGGCCGAACTGGAGGCCTATGGCGCGGGACTGGAGGAGAAGGTCGAGATCGTCGGCCTGAACAAGGCCGACGCCATGTCCGAGGAGGAAATCGCCGAGCGCCGCGCCGCCCTGATCGAGGCGTCCGGCCGCGAGGTTGTTGTGCTCTCCGGCGTTTCCGGGCGGGGCGTGCCCGAGGCGCTGCGCATCCTGCGCCGCGCGGTCGAGGCGGAACGGCCGAAGCCGGGACAGGAGGCGGAACCTTGGCGGCCCTGA
- a CDS encoding acyl-CoA thioesterase: protein MTDTATAPDPTDRATYWRWVQGMTRFSDTDRIGHVNNTVVPQMVEVGRVTMIDELMGDVAPVVEWVVVRLEVDYIAELNFPSKLDIGTRVVAVGNTSYTVISGVFEGDRCIARARSVLVHAMGGRSCPPPDAAKRILLAELGREAGVDSPPAAV, encoded by the coding sequence ATGACCGACACCGCCACCGCCCCGGATCCGACCGACCGCGCGACCTACTGGCGCTGGGTCCAGGGGATGACGCGATTCTCCGACACCGACCGCATCGGCCACGTGAACAACACCGTGGTGCCGCAGATGGTCGAGGTCGGTCGCGTGACCATGATCGACGAGCTGATGGGCGACGTCGCGCCAGTGGTGGAGTGGGTCGTGGTGCGTCTCGAGGTCGACTACATCGCCGAGCTCAATTTTCCCTCGAAACTGGATATCGGCACCCGCGTGGTGGCCGTCGGCAATACCAGCTACACGGTAATCAGCGGGGTTTTCGAGGGCGACCGGTGCATTGCGCGCGCCCGCTCCGTGCTGGTTCATGCGATGGGCGGACGGTCATGTCCGCCGCCCGATGCGGCGAAGCGCATACTGCTGGCGGAACTCGGCCGCGAAGCGGGTGTTGACAGTCCCCCCGCCGCTGTCTAA
- a CDS encoding nitroreductase family protein has product MTNSISDLLERRFGDAPQPHDADEPQLWRDMASRGSCRRFSPEPLPPALLDRLAALALCSPTKSDLQQRDILIVDDPALRREIDALLTEGAQGQRWIARAPHMLIVLGNNRRQRRIHEWRDRTFANDHLDAFFNAAVDAGIALSALVLAAEAAGVGACPISAIRNHARQILELLALPAYVFPVAGVALGWPDAPTPVAPRLPLSHTVHRDRYREAGLREAVDAYDARRRAIAPYRVQRDVARFGEDPAYGWSEDKARQYANPERADFGAYVRAIGFSLD; this is encoded by the coding sequence ATGACAAACAGCATTTCGGACCTGCTGGAACGCCGTTTCGGCGATGCGCCGCAGCCGCATGATGCGGACGAGCCGCAGCTTTGGCGCGATATGGCCTCGCGCGGCAGTTGCCGGCGCTTCAGTCCCGAACCGTTGCCGCCCGCGCTGCTCGACCGTCTGGCCGCGCTCGCGCTCTGCTCGCCGACCAAGAGCGACCTGCAACAGCGCGATATCCTGATCGTCGATGACCCGGCCCTGCGCCGGGAGATCGACGCCCTGCTGACGGAGGGCGCGCAGGGCCAGCGCTGGATCGCCCGCGCGCCGCACATGCTGATCGTTCTCGGCAACAACCGCCGGCAGCGCAGGATCCACGAATGGCGGGACCGGACCTTCGCCAACGACCACCTGGACGCCTTCTTCAACGCCGCGGTCGATGCGGGCATCGCTCTGTCGGCTCTGGTGCTGGCGGCGGAGGCCGCCGGGGTCGGCGCCTGTCCGATCAGCGCCATCCGCAACCATGCACGACAGATTTTGGAACTGCTGGCCCTGCCCGCGTACGTCTTCCCGGTCGCCGGCGTTGCGCTGGGCTGGCCCGACGCGCCGACGCCGGTCGCGCCGCGCCTGCCACTGTCCCATACCGTGCACAGGGACCGCTACAGGGAGGCCGGGCTGCGGGAGGCGGTCGATGCCTACGATGCGCGCCGGCGCGCGATCGCGCCCTACCGCGTGCAGCGGGACGTGGCGCGCTTCGGCGAGGACCCGGCCTATGGCTGGTCGGAGGACAAGGCGCGCCAGTACGCGAACCCGGAACGCGCCGATTTCGGCGCCTATGTCCGCGCGATCGGCTTCAGCCTCGACTGA
- the rpmA gene encoding 50S ribosomal protein L27, with amino-acid sequence MAHKKAGGSSRNGRDSESKRLGVKKYGGERVIPGNIIIRQRGTRWHPGEGVGMGKDHTIFAKVEGEVSFSKGGLKPTINVIVPAPAAE; translated from the coding sequence ATGGCTCACAAGAAGGCAGGCGGTTCGTCCCGGAACGGTCGCGATTCGGAAAGCAAGCGGCTCGGTGTGAAGAAGTACGGCGGCGAGCGGGTCATTCCCGGCAACATCATCATCCGGCAGCGCGGCACGCGCTGGCACCCTGGCGAGGGCGTCGGCATGGGCAAGGATCACACGATCTTCGCCAAGGTCGAGGGCGAGGTGAGCTTCTCCAAGGGCGGCCTGAAGCCCACGATCAACGTGATCGTGCCGGCGCCGGCGGCCGAGTAA
- the rsfS gene encoding ribosome silencing factor: MDELLGLITTTLEDNKAEDLVRIDLEGKTDIADHMLVASGRSARHVSAIADHVVEKLKDAGHGRARVEGAGACDWVLVDAGDVIVHIFRPEVRDFYNLEKMWAAELSKPEADFATG; encoded by the coding sequence GTGGACGAACTGCTGGGCCTGATCACGACGACCCTCGAGGACAACAAGGCCGAGGATCTCGTGCGAATTGACCTGGAAGGCAAGACGGACATCGCCGATCACATGCTGGTCGCCTCGGGGCGCTCGGCACGGCACGTCTCGGCCATTGCCGACCATGTCGTCGAGAAACTGAAGGACGCCGGACACGGCCGGGCCCGCGTCGAGGGCGCGGGCGCCTGCGACTGGGTTCTGGTGGATGCGGGCGACGTCATCGTCCACATCTTCCGCCCGGAAGTCCGGGACTTCTACAACCTCGAGAAGATGTGGGCCGCCGAGCTGTCGAAGCCGGAAGCGGACTTCGCGACCGGCTGA
- a CDS encoding dicarboxylate/amino acid:cation symporter, which produces MSDTPAEAAPAPPRSLPALRKHLFTLIRQRLWLQVLIGMALGVGFGVLIGPTSGLLAADLATLVGNWVALPGRLFLLAIQFVVVPLVVASVIRGIAAGEAGSDLGRLGARAVAFFMISTLLAVALGVGAATLIRPGAFVDTAAVDRALGEGAGAVAAAPARPPTIDALPDMIVGLFPTDPLSTFVSGNMLQIVIAAAIIGLALVMTPADQRRPLLDLLASIQAACMVIVGWVLRFAPLAVFGLLANITSRIGLSALIGTGMYLVTVLVGLGMLMLCYLLTARILAGRRMGRFLADTRDVMLLAFSTSSSAAVMPLTLSTVEKRLDVRPAVARFVVPLGTTINMAGTALYQGVATVFLAQVFGVELGVGGILLLTAMATGAAIGSPGTPGVGIVILATILASVGIPPAGIAIILGVDRVLDMCRTVVNVTGDMVACVTIDRMMPEETAAEPAAVPPPPGA; this is translated from the coding sequence ATGTCCGACACCCCCGCCGAAGCCGCGCCCGCGCCGCCCCGCTCGCTGCCGGCCCTGCGCAAGCACCTCTTCACCCTGATCCGCCAGCGGCTCTGGCTGCAGGTGCTGATCGGCATGGCGCTGGGCGTCGGCTTTGGCGTTCTGATCGGTCCGACCTCGGGCCTGCTGGCGGCGGACCTCGCCACCCTGGTCGGCAACTGGGTGGCGTTGCCGGGCCGGCTGTTCCTGCTGGCCATCCAGTTCGTCGTCGTCCCCCTGGTGGTCGCCTCCGTGATCCGCGGCATCGCCGCCGGTGAGGCGGGGAGCGATCTCGGCCGGCTGGGCGCGCGCGCGGTGGCCTTCTTCATGATCAGCACCCTGCTGGCCGTGGCCCTCGGCGTCGGCGCGGCCACGCTGATCCGCCCCGGCGCCTTCGTCGATACCGCAGCGGTGGACCGCGCCCTGGGCGAAGGCGCCGGGGCGGTGGCGGCCGCGCCCGCGCGGCCGCCCACCATCGACGCCCTTCCCGACATGATCGTCGGCCTGTTCCCCACCGACCCGCTCAGCACCTTCGTCAGCGGCAACATGCTGCAGATCGTCATCGCCGCCGCGATCATCGGCCTGGCGCTGGTGATGACGCCGGCCGACCAGCGGCGCCCGCTGCTCGACCTGCTCGCCTCCATCCAGGCGGCCTGCATGGTCATCGTCGGCTGGGTCCTGCGCTTCGCGCCGCTGGCAGTCTTCGGTCTGCTGGCCAACATCACCAGCCGTATCGGCCTCTCCGCCCTCATCGGCACCGGCATGTATCTGGTCACGGTCCTCGTCGGGCTGGGGATGCTGATGCTCTGCTATCTACTGACGGCGCGGATCCTCGCCGGACGGCGCATGGGCCGTTTCCTGGCGGACACGCGCGACGTGATGCTGCTCGCCTTCTCCACCTCCAGCTCCGCCGCCGTGATGCCGCTGACCCTGAGCACGGTGGAAAAGCGCCTGGACGTCCGTCCCGCCGTGGCGCGCTTCGTCGTGCCGCTGGGCACCACGATCAACATGGCCGGCACGGCCCTCTACCAAGGCGTGGCGACGGTGTTCCTGGCACAGGTCTTCGGCGTCGAGCTGGGTGTCGGCGGCATCCTGCTGCTGACCGCGATGGCGACCGGCGCGGCCATCGGCTCGCCGGGCACACCGGGCGTCGGCATCGTCATCCTGGCAACCATCCTGGCCAGCGTGGGGATTCCGCCGGCCGGCATCGCCATCATCCTGGGCGTCGACCGCGTGCTCGACATGTGCCGCACGGTCGTCAACGTGACCGGCGACATGGTGGCCTGTGTGACCATCGACCGGATGATGCCGGAAGAGACGGCGGCGGAGCCGGCGGCCGTCCCGCCGCCGCCCGGCGCCTGA
- the rplU gene encoding 50S ribosomal protein L21 codes for MHAVIKTGGKQYRVAEGDVLNVETLQAEPGATVAFDVLAVGDGADLKVGSPLVDGAKVEAEVLDQIRGDKIIVFKKKRRQNYRRTRGHRQNLTVVRVTGITGA; via the coding sequence ATGCACGCTGTCATCAAGACCGGTGGAAAACAGTATCGCGTCGCCGAGGGCGACGTGCTCAACGTCGAGACCCTGCAGGCGGAGCCCGGCGCGACCGTCGCGTTCGATGTGCTGGCCGTGGGCGACGGCGCGGACCTGAAAGTGGGTTCGCCGCTGGTTGACGGCGCAAAGGTCGAGGCCGAGGTGCTGGATCAGATCCGCGGCGACAAGATCATCGTCTTCAAGAAGAAGCGGCGTCAGAACTATCGCCGCACCCGTGGCCACCGTCAGAACCTGACGGTCGTCAGGGTCACCGGCATCACCGGCGCCTGA
- the rlmH gene encoding 23S rRNA (pseudouridine(1915)-N(3))-methyltransferase RlmH has protein sequence MLRIAICSIGRFGRGPERTLFDVYAKRLPWPLDLHELEDRKGGSDAERNRRENALLRERAADAQAVIALDERGRELDSRAFAAALGGFADAGRRDIAILVGGADGLDDETRAMADLTVSFGRLTWPHLIVRAMLAEQLYRAHTILTGHPYHRD, from the coding sequence TTGCTCCGCATCGCCATCTGCAGCATAGGCCGGTTCGGCCGCGGGCCGGAGCGGACGCTGTTCGACGTCTATGCGAAGCGCCTGCCCTGGCCGCTGGACCTGCACGAGCTGGAAGACCGCAAGGGGGGTTCGGACGCCGAGCGGAACCGGCGCGAGAACGCGTTGCTGCGGGAGCGCGCCGCCGACGCCCAGGCGGTGATCGCCCTCGACGAGCGTGGCCGGGAACTGGACAGCCGGGCCTTCGCGGCCGCGCTGGGGGGCTTCGCCGATGCCGGTCGGCGCGATATCGCCATCCTGGTCGGCGGCGCCGACGGGCTGGATGACGAGACCCGGGCGATGGCCGATCTCACAGTCAGCTTCGGCCGCCTTACCTGGCCGCACCTGATCGTCCGCGCCATGCTCGCCGAGCAGCTCTACCGCGCCCACACCATCCTGACCGGCCACCCCTATCACCGGGACTGA
- the proB gene encoding glutamate 5-kinase, producing the protein MAALRGAARLTGARRLVVKIGSALLVDQASGELRRDWLAALAADVAEARARGQDVAIVSSGSIALGRRRLDIPRRRQRLEDKQAAAAVGQIALAHAWQEALAAHGLDCGQILVTFGATENRRQYLNARSTLETLFRLGCVPVINENDTVATAEIRYGDNDRLAARVAQMITADCLVLLSDVDGLYTADPASDSTAVFVAEVEALDETVMAMAGTSRSGVGVGGMATKLQAAQIAVAAGCNMAIADGRVLHPLKRVAEGARCTWFAANQTPRTARKQWIASALKPSGALVIDDGAARALAKGRSLLPAGVRAVDGDFDRGDAVWIRDGGGRVLGRGLSAYEASNARRIAGHKSDEIETLLGYRGRDEMIHRDDLVLEIVEEELRS; encoded by the coding sequence TTGGCGGCCCTGAGGGGCGCGGCGCGCCTGACCGGCGCCAGGCGGCTGGTGGTCAAGATCGGCTCGGCCCTGCTGGTCGATCAGGCGAGCGGGGAACTGCGCCGGGACTGGCTGGCGGCGCTGGCCGCCGACGTGGCCGAGGCGCGAGCGCGGGGCCAGGATGTGGCCATCGTCTCCTCCGGGTCCATCGCGCTCGGACGGCGGCGGCTGGACATCCCGCGCCGCCGTCAGCGGCTGGAGGACAAGCAGGCTGCGGCGGCCGTGGGGCAGATCGCGCTGGCCCATGCCTGGCAGGAGGCGCTGGCCGCGCACGGGCTGGATTGCGGCCAGATCCTGGTCACCTTCGGCGCCACCGAGAATCGCCGCCAGTATCTCAACGCCCGCTCCACCCTGGAGACCCTGTTCCGGCTGGGTTGCGTGCCCGTGATCAACGAGAACGACACCGTGGCGACCGCCGAGATTCGTTATGGCGACAACGATCGCCTCGCCGCCCGCGTGGCGCAGATGATCACGGCCGACTGCCTGGTCCTGCTGTCCGACGTCGACGGTCTCTACACCGCTGATCCGGCGAGCGACTCCACGGCTGTTTTCGTGGCCGAGGTCGAGGCGCTGGACGAAACCGTCATGGCCATGGCGGGGACGAGCCGCAGCGGCGTCGGCGTCGGCGGCATGGCGACCAAGCTGCAGGCGGCGCAGATCGCCGTCGCCGCCGGCTGCAACATGGCCATCGCCGACGGCCGGGTGCTGCACCCGTTGAAGCGCGTGGCCGAGGGCGCCCGCTGCACCTGGTTCGCCGCCAACCAGACGCCGCGCACGGCGCGCAAGCAGTGGATCGCGAGCGCCCTGAAGCCCAGCGGCGCCCTGGTCATCGACGATGGCGCGGCGCGGGCGCTGGCGAAGGGCCGCAGCCTGTTGCCGGCCGGGGTGCGCGCGGTGGACGGCGACTTCGATCGCGGCGACGCGGTGTGGATCCGCGACGGCGGCGGCCGCGTGCTGGGCCGGGGCCTGTCGGCCTACGAGGCGTCCAACGCGCGGCGGATCGCGGGCCACAAGAGCGATGAAATAGAGACCCTGCTCGGCTATCGTGGCCGCGACGAGATGATCCATCGCGACGACCTGGTGCTGGAAATCGTGGAAGAGGAGCTTCGGTCATGA
- a CDS encoding nicotinate-nucleotide adenylyltransferase, with amino-acid sequence MPHRGLRIGLLGGSFNPAHDGHRHLSLEALHRLALDEVWWLVSPQNPLKATKGMAPLARRLEFAERLARHPRIRVTDIEARMATRYTVDTLSELRRRHPDERFVWLMGADNLRQLPGWDRWTEMMALVPVAVFDREPYSWNVLTGQAATRFRRAYWRQSDVRALADAKPPAWSFIRMRRHPMSATKVRAHGATPWPVENPL; translated from the coding sequence ATGCCCCACCGCGGACTTCGCATCGGCCTGCTGGGCGGCTCGTTCAACCCGGCGCATGACGGCCATCGCCATCTCAGCCTGGAAGCCCTGCACCGGCTCGCCCTCGACGAGGTCTGGTGGCTGGTCTCGCCGCAGAACCCGCTGAAGGCGACGAAGGGCATGGCCCCGCTGGCCCGCCGCCTCGAATTCGCCGAACGGCTGGCCCGCCATCCGCGGATCAGGGTCACCGACATCGAAGCGCGGATGGCCACCCGCTACACGGTCGACACGCTGTCCGAACTGAGGCGCCGCCATCCCGACGAGCGCTTCGTCTGGCTGATGGGCGCCGACAATCTGCGCCAGCTTCCCGGCTGGGACCGCTGGACGGAAATGATGGCGCTCGTGCCCGTTGCCGTATTCGACCGCGAGCCCTATTCTTGGAACGTCCTGACGGGGCAGGCGGCGACCCGGTTCCGGCGCGCCTATTGGCGGCAGTCGGACGTGCGGGCGCTGGCGGATGCGAAACCGCCGGCGTGGTCCTTCATAAGGATGCGGCGGCACCCCATGTCGGCGACGAAGGTCAGGGCGCACGGCGCCACCCCCTGGCCTGTCGAGAACCCCTTGTAA